Proteins found in one Camelus bactrianus isolate YW-2024 breed Bactrian camel chromosome X, ASM4877302v1, whole genome shotgun sequence genomic segment:
- the HCFC1 gene encoding host cell factor 1 isoform X3: protein MASAVSPANSPAVLLQPRWKRVVGWSGPVPRPRHGHRAVAIKELIVVFGGGNEGIVDELHVYNTATNQWFIPAVRGDIPPGCAAYGFVCDGTRLLVFGGMVEYGKYSNDLYELQASRWEWKRLKAKTPKNGPPPCPRLGHSFSLVGNKCYLFGGLANDSEDPKNNIPRYLNDLYILELRPGSGVVAWDIPITYGVLPPPRESHTAVVYTEKDNKKSKLVIYGGMSGCRLGDLWTLDIETLTWNKPSLSGVAPLPRSLHSATTIGNKMYVFGGWVPLVMDDVKVATHEKEWKCTNTLACLNLDTMAWETILMDTLEDNIPRARAGHCAVAINTRLYIWSGRDGYRKAWNNQVCCKDLWYLETEKPPPPARVQLVRANTNSLEVSWGAVATADSYLLQLQKYDIPATAATATSPTPNPVPSVPANPPKSPAPAAAAPAVQPLTQVGITLLPQAATAPPTTTTIQVLPTVPGSSISVPTAARTQGVPAVLKVTGPQATTGTPLVTMRPASQAGKAPVTVTSLPAGVRMVVPTQSAQGTVIGSSPQMSGMAALAAAAAATQKIPPSSAPTVLSVPAGTTIVKTVAVTPGTTTLPATVKVASSPVMVSNPATRMLKTAAAQVGTSVSSAANTSTRPIITVHKSGTVTVAQQAQVVTTVVGGVTKTITLVKSPISVPGGSALISNLGKVMSVVQTKPVQTSAVTGQASTGPVTQIIQTKGPLPAGTILKLVTSADGKPTTIITTTQASGAGTKPTILGISSVSPSTTKPGTTTIIKTIPMSAIITQAGATGVTSSPGIKSPITIITTKVMTSGTGAPAKIITAVPKIATGHGQQGVTQVVLKGAPGQPGTILRTVPMGGVRLVTPVTVSAVKPAVTTLVVKGTTGVTTLGTVTGTVSTSLAGAGGHSTSASLATPITTLGTIATLSSQVINPTAITVSAAQTTLTAAGGLTTPTITMQPVSQPTQVTLITAPSGVEAQPVHDLPVSILASPTTEQPTATVTIADSGQGDVQPGTVTLVCSNPPCETHETGTTNTATTTVVANLGGHPQPTQVQFVCDRQEAAASLVTSTVGQQNGSVVRVCSNPPCETHETGTTNTATTATSNMAVQHSCSNPPCETHETGTTSTATTAMSSIGAGQRRDARLACAASTVPTVVRVSVAAGVSEGAQSLVKAACQTRQTSATSTTMTVLATGAPCPASPLLRPSLALEAGGHGTTLVQLGPASARVRPSGQDSHVTGLGQLVPVGRQLEAHHTHTTNSPATARSTVGAGEPGEARGTPTLVYEGAPSATVTATALGALLCPSATVTQVCSNPPCETHETGTTNTATTSNAGSAQRVCSNPPCETHETGTTHTPTTATSSGGAGQPEGGQQPPASRPCETHQTTSTGTTMSVSVGAMLPDATPSHRTLESSLEVVAPPAVTPQVGAALLAPFPTQRVCSNPPCETHETGTTHTATTVTSNMSSNQDPPPPASDQGEVESTQGDSVNMSSSGPITTTVSSTLTRAVTTVTQSTPVPGPSVPISSVTETAPGALTTEVPIPATITVTIANTETSDMPFSAVDILQPPEELQASPGPRQQLPPRQLLQPAPAPLVGASAEVLPASQAPELQAAVDLSSTGDPSSGQEPASSAVVATVVVQPPPPTQSEVDQLSLPQELMAEAQAGTTTLMVTGLTPEELAVTAAAEAAAQAAATEEAQALAIQAVLQAAQQAVMAGTGEPMDTSEAAATVTQAELSHLSAEGQEGQATTIPIVLTQQELAALVQQQQLQEAQAQQQQHHLPTEALAPADSLNDPAIESNCLNELAGAVPSTVALLPSTATESLAPSNTFVAPQPVVVASPAKLQAAATLTEVANGIESLGVKPDLPPPPSKAPVKKENQWFDVGVIKGTNVMVTHYFLPPDDAVQSDDDSGTVPDYNQLKKQELQPGTAYKFRVAGINACGRGPFSEISAFKTCLPGFPGAPCAIKISKSPDGAHLTWEPPSVTSGKIIEYSVYLAIQSSQAGGEPKSAPPAQLAFMRVYCGPSPSCLVQSSSLSNAHIDYTTKPAIIFRIAARNEKGYGPATQVRWLQETSKDSSGAKPASKRPMSSPEMKSAPKKSKADGQ, encoded by the exons ATGGCTTCGGCCGTGTCACCCGCCAACTCGCCAGCGGTGCTCCTGCAGCCCCGCTGGAAGCGAGTGGTGGGCTGGTCGGGTCCAGTGCCCCGGCCCCGCCACGGCCACCGCGCCGTGGCCATCAAGGAGCTCATCGTGGTGTTTGGCGGCGGCAACGAGGGGATAGTGGACGAACTGCACGTGTACAACACGG CAACCAACCAGTGGTTCATCCCAGCCGTGAGAGGGGACATCCCTCCTGGATGTGCAGCCTATGGCTTTGTGTGCGACGGGACTCGGCTGCTGGTGTTTGGAGGGATGGTGGAGTATGGGAAGTACAGCAACGACCTCTATGAGCTCCAG GCAAGCCGGTGGGAGTGGAAGAGACTCAAAGCAAAGACGCCCAAAAACGGGCCCCCTCCATGTCCTCGGCTCGGGCACAGCTTCTCCCTTGTGGGCAACAAATGCTACCTGTTTGGGGGTCTGGCCAATGATAGCGAGGACCCTAAGAACAACATTCCGAG GTACCTGAACGACTTATACATCCTGGAATTGCGGCCAGGCTCTGGCGTGGTAGCCTGGGACATTCCTATCACTTACGGCgtcctccccccgccccgggaGTCCCACACCGCTGTGGTATACACCGAGAAAGACAATAAGAAGTCCAAGCTGGTGATCTACGGGGGGATGAGTGGCTGCCGGCTGGGGGACCTCTGGACCTTGGATATTG AGACTCTGACGTGGAATAAGCCCAGTCTCAGTGGCGTGGCACCTCTTCCCCGAAGCCTTCACTCGGCCACGACCATAGGAAACAA AATGTACGTGTTTGGTGGCTGGGTGCCTCTCGTCATGGATGACGTCAAAGTGGCCACACACGAGAAGGAGTGGAAGTGTACCAACACACTGGCTTGTCTCAACCTGG ATACTATGGCCTGGGAGACCATCCTGATGGACACACTGGAGGACAACATTCCCCGGGCCCGAGCTGGCCACTGCGCCGTAGCAATCAACACTCGCCTGTACATTTGGAGTGGGCGCGACGGCTACCGAAAGGCCTGGAACAACCAGGTCTGCTGCAAGGACCTCTGGTACCTGGAAACAG AAAAGCCACCACCCCCGGCCCGGGTACAGCTGGTGCGAGCCAACACCAACTCCCTGGAGGTGAGCTGGGGGGCAGTGGCAACAGCCGACAGTTACCTTCTGCAGCTCCAGAAATATGACATTCCTGCCACGGCTGCTACCGCCACCTCCCCCACACCCAATCCAGTCCCGTCTGTGCCTGCCAACCCTCCCAAGAGCCCTGCCCCGGCAGCAGCCGCACCTGCTGTGCAGCCGCTGACCCAAGTAGGCATCACGCTCCTGCCCCAGGCTGCCACCGCGCCCccgaccaccaccaccatccaggTCTTGCCGACGGTGCCTGGCAGCTCGATTTCCGTGCCCACTGCGGCCAGGACACAAG GTGTCCCTGCTGTTCTCAAAGTGACTGGTCCTCAGGCTACGACAGGAACCCCGTTGGTCACCATGCGACCTGCCAGCCAGGCTGGGAAAGCCCCCGTCACCGTGACCTCCCTTCCTGCAGGCGTGCGAATGGTGGTGCCTACGCAAAGCGCCCAGGGGACG GTCATTGGCAGCAGCCCGCAGATGAGTGGCATGGCTGCCCTGGCGGCTGCTGCCGCCGCCACCCAGAAGATCCCTCCTTCCTCGGCACCCACAGTACTGAGTGTCCCAGCGGGCACCACCATTGTCAAAACCGTGGCTGTGACACCTGGCACTACCACCCTCCCGGCCACTGTGAAGGTGGCCTCCTCGCCGGTCATG GTGAGCAACCCAGCCACACGCATGCTGAAGACCGCAGCCGCCCAGGTGGGGACGTCTGTCTCCTCTGCTGCCAACACTTCCACCCGCCCCATCATCACGGTGCACAAGTCAGGGACTGTGACGGTGGCCCAGCAAGCCCAGGTGGTAACCACAGTTGTGGGTGGGGTCACCAAGACCATCACCCTGGTGAAGAGCCCCATCTCCGTCCCAGGAGGCAGTGCTCTG aTTTCTAATCTGGGCAAAGTGATGTCAGTGGTCCAGACCAAACCAGTTCAGACTTCAGCAGTCACGGGCCAGGCATCTACAGGCCCAGTGACTCAGATCATCCAG ACCAAAGGGCCTTTGCCAGCTGGGACCATCCTGAAGCTGGTGACCTCAGCAGACGGCAAgcccaccaccatcatcactacaACGCAGGCCAGTGGGGCAGGGACTAAGCCCACCATCCTGGGCATCAGCAGCGTGTCCCCCAGCACCACCAAGCCCGGCACGACCACAATTATTAAGACCATCCCCATGTCAGCCATCATCACGCAGGCGGGCGCCACAG GTGTGACCAGCAGTCCTGGCATCAAGTCCCccatcaccattatcaccacCAAGGTTATGACTTCTGGGACCGGAGCACCCGCCAAAATCATCACTGCTGTTCCCAAAATTGCCACCGGCCACGGGCAGCAAGGAGTGACCCAG GTGGTGCTAAAGGGGGCTCCCGGACAACCAGGCACTATCCTCCGCACCGTGCCCATGGGGGGCGTTCGCCTGGTCACCCCCGTCACTGTCTCTGCTGTCAAACCTGCTGTCACCACGTTGGTTGTGAAGGGCACCACAG GTGTCACGACCCTCGGCACAGTGACCGGAACCGTCTCCACCAGCCTCGCTGGAGCGGGGGGCCACAGCACCAGCGCCTCCCTGGCCACACCCATCACCACCTTGGGCACCATCGCCACTCTCTCAAGCCAGGTGATCAATCCCACTGCCATCACTGTGTCGGCGGCACAGACCACACTGACGGCAGCCGGCGGGCTCACCACCCCCACCATCACCATGCAG CCCGTCTCCCAGCCTACCCAGGTGACTCTGATCACGGCGCCCAGTGGGGTCGAGGCCCAGCCTGTGCACGACCTCCCTGTGTCCATTCTGGCCTCACCTACAACAGAACAGCCCACGGCTACAGTCACCATCGCCGACTCAGGCCAGGGTGACGTGCAGCCCGGCACCGTGACACTGGTGTGCTCCAACCCGCCCTGTGAGACTCACGAGACGGGCACCACCAACACGGCCACCACCACCGTCGTGGCTAATCTGGGGGGgcacccccagcccacccaggTGCAATTCGTCTGTGACAGACAGGAGGCAGCTGCTTCTCTCGTGACCTCAACAGTGGGGCAGCAGAATGGCAGCGTGGTTCGCGTCTGCTCCAACCCGCCGTGCGAGACCCACGAGACAGGCACCACCAACACGGCCACCACTGCCACCTCCAACATGGCTGTGCAGCACAGTTGCTCCAACCCGCCGTGCGAGACCCACGAGACGGGCACCACCAGCACGGCCACCACCGCCATGTCAAGCATTGGTGCTGGCCAGCGGCGGGATGCCCGGCTTGCCTGTGCAGCCAGCACAGTCCCCACCGTGGTCCGGGTCAGCGTGGCTGCTGGGGTGTCAGAGGGAGCCCAGAGTTTGGTCAAGGCCGCGTGCCAAACCCGCCAGACCAGTGCAACCAGCACCACCATGACTGTGCTGGCCACTGGGGCCCCATGCCCAGCCAGCCCGCTCCTCAGACCGAGCCTGGcgctggaggctggaggccacGGCACCACGCTCGTGCAGCTGGGCCCTGCGAGTGCCCGTGTCAGGCCCAGCGGCCAGGACAGCCATGTCACCGGCCTGGGCCAGCTGGTGCCCGTGGGGCGCCAGCTGGAGGCGCATCACACCCACACAACCAACAGCCCCGCCACCGCCCGCTCTACCGTGGGTGCCGGCGAGCCCGGCGAGGCGCGGGGGACCCCCACGCTTGTGTACGAGGGCGCACCCAGCGCCACTGTGACTGCAACAGCCCTGGGGGCGCTGCTGTGCCCCTCTGCCACCGTGACCCAAGTCTGCTCCAACCCGCCGTGCGAGACCCACGAGACAGGCACCACCAACACGGCCACTACCTCGAACGCAGGCAGCGCCCAGAGGGTCTGCTCCAACCCACCGTGCGAAACCCACGAGACAGGCACCACCCATACACCCACCACCGCCACCTCCAGTGGGGGTGCGGGCCAGCCAGAGGGTGGGCAGCAGCCCCCTGCCAGTCGCCCCTGTGAGACTCACCAGACCACTTCCACCGGTACTACCATGTCAGTCAGTGTGGGTGCCATGCTCCCTGACGCCACCCCCTCCCACAGGACCCTAGAGTCCAGCTTGGAGGTGGTGGCACCACCCGCTGTCACCCCCCAGGTTGGTGCCGCATTGCTGGCTCCATTCCCGACACAGAGGGTGTGCTCCAACCCTCCTTGTGAGACACACGAGACAGGCACCACGCACACGGCCACCACCGTCACCTCCAACATGAGCTCAAACCAAG ATCCCCCACCGCCTGCCAGCGACCAGGGAGAGGTGGAGAGCACCCAGGGTGATAGTGTGAACATGTCCAGTTCTGGTCCCATCACAACAACAGTGTCCTCCACGCTGACCCGAGCTGTGACCACTGTGACACAATCCACTCCGGTCCCAGGCCCTTCGGTGCCG ATCTCATCAGTGACTGAGACTGCCCCAGGGGCTCTGACCACCGAAGTCCCCATCCCGGCCACGATAACAGTGACCATAGCCAACACAGAAACTTCTGACATGCCCTTCTCTGCTGTTGACATCCTGCAGCCCCCAGAGGAGCTCCAGGCCTCGCCAGGGCCTCGCCAGCAGCTTCCGCCGCGGCAACTCCTGCAGCCCGCCCCCGCGCCTCTGGTGGGGGCGTCCGCCGAGGTCCTGCCCGCCTCTCAGGCCCCTGAGCTCCAGGCCGCCGTGGATCTGAGCAGTACAGGGGACCCGTCTTCAGGCCAGGAGCCTGCCAGCTCAGCCGTGGTGGCTACTGTGGTAGtccagccacccccacccacacagtCGGAAGTAGACCAGTTGTCACTTCCCCAAGAGCTGATGGCCGAGGCCCAGGCGGGCACCACCACCCTCATGGTGACAGGGCTCACCCCTGAGGAGTTGGCGGTGACGGCTGCTGCCGAAGCAGCTGCCCAGGCTGCAGCCACGGAGGAAGCCCAGGCCCTGGCCATCCAGGCGGTGCTCCAGGCCGCACAGCAGGCCGTTATGG CAGGCACCGGGGAGCCCATGGACACATCTGAGGCAGCGGCCACGGTGACACAGGCCGAGCTGAGCCACCTGTCGGCTGAGGGCCAGGAGGGCCAGGCCACCACCATCCCCATCGTGCTGACGCAGCAGGAACTGGCCGCCCtggtgcagcagcagcagctccaggAGGCTCaagcccagcagcagcagcaccacctcCCCACTGAGGCCCTGGCCCCTGCCGACAGCCTCAACGACCCGGCCATCGAGAGCAACTGCCTCAACGAGCTGGCCGGGGCTGTCCCCAGCACCGTGGCCCTGCTGCCCTCCACGGCCACGGAGA GCCTGGCTCCGTCCAACACGTTTGTGGCCCCCCAGCCAGTTGTGGTCGCCAGCCCCGCGAAGCTGCAGGCCGCGGCTACCCTGACCGAAGTGGCCAATGGCATCGAGTCCTTGGGCGTA AAGCCAGACCTACCGCCTCCACCCAGCAAAGCCCCTGTGAAAAAGGAGAACCAGTGGTTTGACGTGGGGGTCATTAAGGGCACCAATGTCATGGTGACACACTATTTTCTGCCACCAGATGATGCAGTCCAGTCTGAT GATGATTCGGGCACCGTCCCCGACTATAACCAGCTGAAGAAGCAGGAGTTGCAGCCGGGCACTGCCTATAAGTTCCGTGTCGCTGGGATCAATGCCTGTGGCCGGGGGCCCTTCAGTGAGATCTCAGCGTTTAAGACGTGTTTGCCTGGCTTCCCAGGGGCCCCCTGTGCCATTAAAATCAGCAAA